The following coding sequences are from one Elusimicrobiota bacterium window:
- a CDS encoding HAMP domain-containing protein produces MKLQTKFLALILAAGLLGSGLVLVLIQGSVHSIIIGGIEKSSVVLALASMHDLAAAMASRREMDLLPVLQKLQREEGALYAAALDPDGKILAHTTVTEKGRIEDDEFTRAGLSAGEPRLKKASVRGEPVLLITVPVWPPAADEEFLLSGPLRAGMKGRMGTLKLAVPLRVPEETETRILRDISLIVVLIGASVCGLFVLLARGMLAPIHGLMAGIARIGRGQFDVKVPVLSRDELGELAESFNAMSGELARTTVSKEYVEGVLENMDDMLVVTGPEGLIQTVNRAAAEALGEAEVVGRPLASIFDPPPKEELVRDAEVVLRTKDGGRMPALYSSSVFHGRDGRLRGFIGVAKDITARKRSEEALLAAKLAAEASNRELETFSYSVAHDLRAPLRAVDGFSQLLLSEYAGKLDEAGKDYLNRVRQGSKRMGHLIDDLLNLSRITRTVLRPESVDLSALAAAIGDELSKAEPGRRVDFVVAPNIRAWGDPNLLRVTLVNLLGNSWKYTSKHAAARIEFGAKDRGGNIVYFVRDDGAGFDMALAKRLFEPFTRLHAANEFEGTGIGLATVQRVVSRHGGRVWAESAVERGAVFYFTLWERKS; encoded by the coding sequence GAAGCTCCAGACCAAGTTCCTGGCTCTCATCCTCGCGGCGGGGCTCCTCGGCTCGGGGCTCGTGCTCGTGCTGATCCAAGGCTCCGTCCATTCGATCATCATCGGCGGGATCGAGAAGAGCTCGGTCGTGCTCGCGCTCGCCTCGATGCACGACCTGGCCGCGGCCATGGCGTCCCGCCGCGAGATGGACCTGCTTCCGGTCCTTCAGAAGCTCCAGCGCGAGGAGGGCGCGCTGTACGCGGCGGCGCTCGATCCGGACGGGAAGATCCTGGCGCACACCACGGTCACGGAAAAAGGCCGGATCGAGGACGACGAGTTCACGAGGGCGGGCCTGAGCGCGGGAGAGCCGCGGCTGAAGAAGGCCAGCGTGCGCGGGGAGCCCGTGCTCCTCATCACCGTCCCGGTCTGGCCCCCCGCCGCGGACGAGGAGTTCCTGCTCTCCGGCCCTCTGCGGGCGGGGATGAAAGGCCGCATGGGAACGCTCAAGCTCGCCGTCCCGCTGCGCGTGCCCGAGGAGACGGAGACGCGCATCCTCCGGGACATCTCGCTGATCGTCGTCCTGATCGGAGCGAGCGTCTGCGGCCTCTTCGTCCTGCTCGCGCGCGGCATGCTGGCGCCGATCCACGGCCTGATGGCGGGCATCGCGCGCATCGGCCGGGGGCAGTTCGACGTCAAGGTGCCCGTCCTCTCGCGGGACGAGCTCGGCGAGCTCGCGGAGAGCTTCAACGCCATGAGCGGCGAGCTGGCGCGCACGACCGTGTCCAAGGAGTACGTCGAGGGCGTATTGGAGAACATGGACGACATGCTCGTGGTCACCGGTCCCGAGGGCCTCATCCAGACCGTCAATCGCGCCGCCGCCGAGGCTCTCGGCGAGGCCGAGGTCGTCGGCAGGCCTCTCGCCTCGATCTTCGACCCTCCTCCGAAGGAGGAGCTCGTCCGCGACGCCGAGGTCGTCCTGCGCACCAAGGACGGCGGGCGCATGCCGGCGCTCTACTCCTCGTCGGTGTTCCACGGACGCGACGGCCGCCTCCGGGGCTTCATCGGCGTGGCCAAGGACATCACCGCGCGCAAGCGCAGCGAGGAGGCGCTGCTCGCGGCCAAGCTCGCGGCCGAGGCGTCCAACCGGGAGCTCGAGACGTTCAGCTATTCCGTGGCCCACGACCTGCGCGCGCCGCTGCGCGCGGTGGACGGCTTCAGCCAGCTCCTCCTCAGCGAATACGCCGGCAAGCTCGACGAGGCCGGGAAAGACTATCTCAACCGGGTCCGCCAGGGAAGCAAGCGGATGGGACACCTGATCGACGACCTTCTCAACCTCTCCCGGATCACGCGCACCGTCCTGCGCCCCGAGAGCGTCGACCTCAGCGCCCTGGCGGCGGCGATCGGCGACGAGCTGAGCAAGGCGGAGCCCGGCCGCCGCGTCGACTTCGTCGTCGCCCCGAACATCCGGGCGTGGGGCGACCCCAACCTGCTGCGCGTGACCCTCGTCAACCTCCTCGGCAACTCCTGGAAGTACACGAGCAAGCACGCGGCCGCCCGCATCGAGTTCGGCGCGAAGGACCGGGGCGGGAACATCGTCTACTTCGTGCGGGACGACGGCGCCGGCTTCGATATGGCGCTGGCCAAGCGCCTGTTCGAGCCCTTCACCCGCCTGCACGCGGCGAACGAGTTCGAGGGCACCGGCATAGGCCTGGCCACCGT